The proteins below come from a single Balaenoptera acutorostrata chromosome 2, mBalAcu1.1, whole genome shotgun sequence genomic window:
- the PGBD2 gene encoding piggyBac transposable element-derived protein 2 isoform X1: MASSSSSLTTGRRTGSKLKSMKLLEVLNALEEEESGQSREEIFIAPPNNASGDFTDEDSGDEDGRQGTHLPGNVLHAFVVPEDSGSGEDEDELQLQPAMKKQKAVVEPPRVWTKRDIRPDFTSWTASDPHMEDLKSQELSPVGLFELFFDEGTINFIVNETNRYAWQKNVNLGLTAQELKCVLGILILSGYISYPRRRMFWETSPDSHHHLVADAIRRDRFELIFSYLHFADNSELDESDRFAKVRPLIVRMNYNFQKHAPLEEFYSFGESMCEYFGHRGSKHLPAGKPVRLGYKIWCGTTSRGYLVWFEPSQGTLFTKPDRGLDLGGSMVVKFVDALQTRGCLPYHIFFDKVFTSVKLMSILRKKGVKATGTVREYRTERCPLKDPKELKRMKRGSFDYKVDESEEIIVCRWHDSSVVNICSNAVGIEPAGLTNHHSGAAKTQAQVHQPSLLRLYQEKVGGVGRMDQNIAKYKVKIRGMKWYSSFIGYVIDAALNNAWQLHRICCHDAQVDLLAFRRYVACVYLESNADTSSQGRRSRRLETESRFDMIGHWIIHQDKRTRCALCHSQTNTRCEKCQKGVHAKCFRAYHIR, translated from the coding sequence CAGCCTCACTACCGGGAGAAGAACCGGCTCAAAGCTGAAGTCCATGAAGTTGCTTGAGGTTCTGAATGCTCTGGAGGAGGAGGAATCTGGCCAGAGTAGGGAGGAGATCTTCATTGCACCGCCCAACAATGCTTCAGGGGACTTCACTGATGAGGACTCGGGTGATGAAGATGGCCGGCAAGGAACCCACCTGCCCGGCAATGTGCTGCATGCCTTTGTTGTGCCTGAGGACTCTGGCTCCGGGGAGGATGAGGATGAGCTGCAGCTGCAGCCAGCCATGAAGAAGCAAAAGGCAGTAGTGGAACCTCCACGTGTCTGGACCAAAAGAGATATCCGCCCGGACTTCACCAGTTGGACAGCGTCAGATCCTCATATGGAGGATCTCAAAAGCCAGGAACTGAGTCCTGTAGGCCTCTTTGAATTGTTTTTTGATGAAGGAACaattaattttattgttaatGAAACCAATCGTTATGCTTGGCAGAAGAATGTCAACCTGGGTCTCACAGCCCAGGAATTGAAGTGTGTTTTGGGCATTTTGATTTTAAGTGGGTATATCTCCTATCCAAGGAGAAGGATGTTTTGGGAAACATCCCCTGATTCACATCATCATCTTGTGGCTGATGCAATTAGAAGGGACAGGTTTGAACTGATCTTCTCATACCTGCATTTTGCAGATAACAGTGAGCTTGATGAAAGTGATAGGTTTGCCAAGGTGAGGCCTCTCATTGTCCGCATGAACTACAATTTCCAGAAGCATGCACCCTTGGAAGAGTTCTACAGCTTTGGCGAGTCTATGTGTGAGTACTTTGGACACCGGGGGTCCAAGCATCTGCCTGCGGGGAAACCTGTGCGGCTGGGCTACAAGATCTGGTGTGGGACGACCAGCAGGGGCTATTTGGTGTGGTTCGAGCCCTCACAGGGCACACTGTTCACTAAGCCAGACAGGGGCCTGGACCTAGGAGGCAGTATGGTGGTGAAATTTGTGGATGCACTTCAGACACGTGGGTGTCTGCCATACCACATATTTTTTGACAAGGTTTTTACAAGTGTCAAATTGATGTCCATTTTAAGGAAGAAAGGAGTGAAGGCCACAGGAACTGTTCGTGAGTACAGAACTGAACGATGTCCCCTTAAAGATCCCAAAGAACTGAAGAGAATGAAGAGGGGTTCGTTTGATTACAAAGTTGATGAGAGTGAGGAGATCATCGTGTGCCGCTGGCATGATAGCAGTGTGGTCAACATCTGCTCCAACGCTGTGGGCATAGAGCCAGCAGGGCTGACCAACCATCACTCAGGAGCAGCCAAGACACAGGCCCAGGTTCATCAGCCATCACTGCTGAGGCTGTACCAGGAGAAGGTCGGGGGTGTCGGCCGCATGGACCAGAACATCGCCAAGTACAAGGTGAAGATCCGGGGTATGAAGTGGTACTCGAGTTTCATTGGCTATGTTATTGACGCTGCTCTTAACAATGCATGGCAGCTGCACAGGATATGCTGCCATGATGCCCAGGTGGACCTTCTGGCCTTCCGGAGGTATGTGGCCTGCGTGTACCTAGAGAGCAACGCGGATACGTCATCCCAAGGGAGGCGAAGCAGGCGGCTGGAAACCGAGAGCCGCTTTGACATGATTGGGCACTGGATCATCCACCAGGACAAGAGGACCCGGTGTGCCCTGTGCCACTCACAGACCAACACCCGCTGCGAGAAGTGCCAGAAGGGCGTCCATGCCAAGTGCTTCAGGGCGTACCACATCCGGTAA
- the PGBD2 gene encoding piggyBac transposable element-derived protein 2 isoform X2 translates to MASSSSLTTGRRTGSKLKSMKLLEVLNALEEEESGQSREEIFIAPPNNASGDFTDEDSGDEDGRQGTHLPGNVLHAFVVPEDSGSGEDEDELQLQPAMKKQKAVVEPPRVWTKRDIRPDFTSWTASDPHMEDLKSQELSPVGLFELFFDEGTINFIVNETNRYAWQKNVNLGLTAQELKCVLGILILSGYISYPRRRMFWETSPDSHHHLVADAIRRDRFELIFSYLHFADNSELDESDRFAKVRPLIVRMNYNFQKHAPLEEFYSFGESMCEYFGHRGSKHLPAGKPVRLGYKIWCGTTSRGYLVWFEPSQGTLFTKPDRGLDLGGSMVVKFVDALQTRGCLPYHIFFDKVFTSVKLMSILRKKGVKATGTVREYRTERCPLKDPKELKRMKRGSFDYKVDESEEIIVCRWHDSSVVNICSNAVGIEPAGLTNHHSGAAKTQAQVHQPSLLRLYQEKVGGVGRMDQNIAKYKVKIRGMKWYSSFIGYVIDAALNNAWQLHRICCHDAQVDLLAFRRYVACVYLESNADTSSQGRRSRRLETESRFDMIGHWIIHQDKRTRCALCHSQTNTRCEKCQKGVHAKCFRAYHIR, encoded by the coding sequence CCTCACTACCGGGAGAAGAACCGGCTCAAAGCTGAAGTCCATGAAGTTGCTTGAGGTTCTGAATGCTCTGGAGGAGGAGGAATCTGGCCAGAGTAGGGAGGAGATCTTCATTGCACCGCCCAACAATGCTTCAGGGGACTTCACTGATGAGGACTCGGGTGATGAAGATGGCCGGCAAGGAACCCACCTGCCCGGCAATGTGCTGCATGCCTTTGTTGTGCCTGAGGACTCTGGCTCCGGGGAGGATGAGGATGAGCTGCAGCTGCAGCCAGCCATGAAGAAGCAAAAGGCAGTAGTGGAACCTCCACGTGTCTGGACCAAAAGAGATATCCGCCCGGACTTCACCAGTTGGACAGCGTCAGATCCTCATATGGAGGATCTCAAAAGCCAGGAACTGAGTCCTGTAGGCCTCTTTGAATTGTTTTTTGATGAAGGAACaattaattttattgttaatGAAACCAATCGTTATGCTTGGCAGAAGAATGTCAACCTGGGTCTCACAGCCCAGGAATTGAAGTGTGTTTTGGGCATTTTGATTTTAAGTGGGTATATCTCCTATCCAAGGAGAAGGATGTTTTGGGAAACATCCCCTGATTCACATCATCATCTTGTGGCTGATGCAATTAGAAGGGACAGGTTTGAACTGATCTTCTCATACCTGCATTTTGCAGATAACAGTGAGCTTGATGAAAGTGATAGGTTTGCCAAGGTGAGGCCTCTCATTGTCCGCATGAACTACAATTTCCAGAAGCATGCACCCTTGGAAGAGTTCTACAGCTTTGGCGAGTCTATGTGTGAGTACTTTGGACACCGGGGGTCCAAGCATCTGCCTGCGGGGAAACCTGTGCGGCTGGGCTACAAGATCTGGTGTGGGACGACCAGCAGGGGCTATTTGGTGTGGTTCGAGCCCTCACAGGGCACACTGTTCACTAAGCCAGACAGGGGCCTGGACCTAGGAGGCAGTATGGTGGTGAAATTTGTGGATGCACTTCAGACACGTGGGTGTCTGCCATACCACATATTTTTTGACAAGGTTTTTACAAGTGTCAAATTGATGTCCATTTTAAGGAAGAAAGGAGTGAAGGCCACAGGAACTGTTCGTGAGTACAGAACTGAACGATGTCCCCTTAAAGATCCCAAAGAACTGAAGAGAATGAAGAGGGGTTCGTTTGATTACAAAGTTGATGAGAGTGAGGAGATCATCGTGTGCCGCTGGCATGATAGCAGTGTGGTCAACATCTGCTCCAACGCTGTGGGCATAGAGCCAGCAGGGCTGACCAACCATCACTCAGGAGCAGCCAAGACACAGGCCCAGGTTCATCAGCCATCACTGCTGAGGCTGTACCAGGAGAAGGTCGGGGGTGTCGGCCGCATGGACCAGAACATCGCCAAGTACAAGGTGAAGATCCGGGGTATGAAGTGGTACTCGAGTTTCATTGGCTATGTTATTGACGCTGCTCTTAACAATGCATGGCAGCTGCACAGGATATGCTGCCATGATGCCCAGGTGGACCTTCTGGCCTTCCGGAGGTATGTGGCCTGCGTGTACCTAGAGAGCAACGCGGATACGTCATCCCAAGGGAGGCGAAGCAGGCGGCTGGAAACCGAGAGCCGCTTTGACATGATTGGGCACTGGATCATCCACCAGGACAAGAGGACCCGGTGTGCCCTGTGCCACTCACAGACCAACACCCGCTGCGAGAAGTGCCAGAAGGGCGTCCATGCCAAGTGCTTCAGGGCGTACCACATCCGGTAA